In Saccharomyces cerevisiae S288C chromosome XV, complete sequence, the following proteins share a genomic window:
- a CDS encoding gag-pol fusion protein (Retrotransposon TYA Gag and TYB Pol genes; transcribed/translated as one unit; polyprotein is processed to make a nucleocapsid-like protein (Gag), reverse transcriptase (RT), protease (PR), and integrase (IN); similar to retroviral genes), producing the protein MESQQLSNYPHISHGSACASVTSKEVHTNQDPLDVSASKIQEYDKASTKANSQQTTTPASSAVPENPHHASPQPASVPPPQNGPYPQQCMMTQNQANPSGWSFYGHPSMIPYTPYQMSPMYFPPGPQSQFPQYPSSVGTPLSTPSPESGNTFTDSSSADSDMTSTKKYVRPPPMLTSPNDFPNWVKTYIKFLQNSNLGGIIPTVNGKPVRPITDDELTFLYNTFQIFAPSQFLPTWVKDILSVDYTDIMKILSKSIEKMQSDTQEANDIVTLANLQYNGSTPADAFETKVTNIIDRLNNNGIHINNKVACQLIMRGLSGEYKFLRYTRHRHLNMTVAELFLDIHAIYEEQQGSRNSKPNYRRNPSDEKNDSRSYTNTTKPKVIARNPQKTNNSKSKTARAHNVSTSNNSPSTDNDSISKSTTEPIQLNNKHDLHLGQKLTESTVNHTNHSDDELPGHLLLDSGASRTLIRSAHHIHSASSNPDINVVDAQKRNIPINAIGDLQFHFQDNTKTSIKVLHTPNIAYDLLSLNELAAVDITACFTKNVLERSDGTVLAPIVKYGDFYWVSKKYLLPSNISVPTINNVHTSESTRKYPYPFIHRMLAHANAQTIRYSLKNNTITYFNESDVDWSSAIDYQCPDCLIGKSTKHRHIKGSRLKYQNSYEPFQYLHTDIFGPVHNLPKSAPSYFISFTDETTKFRWVYPLHDRREDSILDVFTTILAFIKNQFQASVLVIQMDRGSEYTNRTLHKFLEKNGITPCYTTTADSRAHGVAERLNRTLLDDCRTQLQCSGLPNHLWFSAIEFSTIVRNSLASPKSKKSARQHAGLAGLDISTLLPFGQPVIVNDHNPNSKIHPRGIPGYALHPSRNSYGYIIYLPSLKKTVDTTNYVILQGKESRLDQFNYDALTFDEDLNRLTASYHSFIASNEIQESNDLNIESDHDFQSDIELHPEQPRNVLSKAVSPTDSTPPSTHTEDSKRVSKTNIRAPREVDPNISESNILPSKKRSSTPQISNIESTGSGGMHKLNVPLLAPMSQSNTHESSHASKSKDFRHSDSYSENETNHTNVPISSTGGTNNKTVPQISDQETEKRIIHRSPSIDASPPENNSSHNIVPIKTPTTVSEQNTEESIIADLPLPDLPPESPTEFPDPFKELPPINSRQTNSSLGGIGDSNAYTTINSKKRSLEDNETEIKVSRDTWNTKNMRSLEPPRSKKRIHLIAAVKAVKSIKPIRTTLRYDEAITYNKDIKEKEKYIEAYHKEVNQLLKMKTWDTDKYYDRKEIDPKRVINSMFIFNRKRDGTHKARFVARGDIQHPDTYDSGMQSNTVHHYALMTSLSLALDNNYYITQLDISSAYLYADIKEELYIRPPPHLGMNDKLIRLKKSLYGLKQSGANWYETIKSYLIKQCGMEEVRGWSCVFKNSQVTICLFVDDMILFSKDLNSNKRIIAKLKMQYDTKIINLGESDDEIQYDILGLEIKYQRGKYMKLGMENSLTEKIPKLNVPLNPNGRKLGAPGQPGLYINQQELELEEDDYKMKVHEMQKLIGLASYVGYKFRFDLLYYINTLAQHILFPSKQVLDMTYELIQFIWNTRDKQLIWHKSKPVKPTNKLVVISDASYGNQPYYKSQIGNIYLLNGKVIGGKSTKASLTCTSTTEAEIHAISESVPLLNNLSYLIQELDKKPITKGLLTDSKSTISIIISNNEEKFRNRFFGTKAMRLRDEVSGNHLHVCYIETKKNIADVMTKPLPIKTFKLLTNKWIH; encoded by the exons atggaatcccaacaattatctaattacCCACATATATCTCATGGTAGCGCCTGtgcttcggttacttctaaggaagtccacacaaatcaagatccgttagacgtttcagcttccaaaattcaagaatatgataaggcttccactaaggctaactctcaacagacaacaacacctgcttcatcagctgttccagagaacccCCATCATGCCTCTCCTCAACCTgcttcagtaccacctCCACAGAATGGGCCGTACCCACAGCAGTGCATGATGACCCAAAACCAAGCCAATCCATCTGGTTGGTCATTTTACGGACACCCATCTATGATTCCGTATAcaccttatcaaatgtcgcctatgtactttccacctgggccacaatcacagtttccgcagtatccatcatcagttggaacGCCTCTGAGCACTCCATCACCTGAGTCAggtaatacatttactgattcatcctcagcggactctgatatgacatccactaaaaaatatgtcagaccaccaccaatgttaacctcacctaatgactttccaaattgggttaaaacatacatcaaatttttacaaaactcgaatctcggtggtattattccgACAGTAAACGGAAAACCCGTACGTCCGatcactgatgatgaactcaccttcttgtataacacttttcaaatatttgctcccTCTCAATTCCTACCTACCTGGGTCAAAGACATCCTATCCGTTGATTATAcggatatcatgaaaattctttccaaaagtattgaaaaaatgcaatctgATACCCAAGAGGCAAACGACATTGTGACCctggcaaatttgcaatataatggcagtacacctgcagatgcatttgaaacaaaagtcacaaacattatcgacagactgaacaataatggcattcatatcaataacaaggtcGCATGTcaattaattatgagaggtctatctggcgaatataaatttttacgctaCACACGTCATCGAcatctaaatatgacagtcgctgaactgttcttagatatccatgctatttatgaagaacaacagggatcgagaaacagcaaacctaattacaggagaaatccgagtgatgagaagaatgattctcgcagctatacgaatacaaccaaacccaaagttatagctcggaatcctcaaaaaacaaataattcgaaatcgaaaacagcCAGGGCTCACAATGTATCCACATCTAATAACTCTCCCAGCACGGACAACGATTCcatcagtaaatcaactactgaaccgattcaattgaacaataagcaCGACCTTCATCTT GGCCAGAAACTTACTGAATCTACAGTAAATCATACTaatcattctgatgatgaactccctggacacctccttctcgattcaggagcatcacgaacccttataagatctgctcatcacatacactcagcatcatctaatcctgacataaacgtagttgatgctcaaaaaagaaatataccaattaacgctattggtgacctacaatttcacttccaggacaacaccaaaacatcaataaaggtattgcacactcctaacatagcctatgacttactcagtttgaatgaattggctgcagtagatatcacagcatgctttaccaaaaacgtcTTAGAACGGTCTGACGGCACTGTACTTGCACCTATCGTAAAatatggagacttttactgggtatctaaaaagtacttgcttccatcaaatatctccgtacccaccatcaataatgtccatacaagtgaaagtacacgcaaatatccttatcctttcattcatcgaatgcttgcgcatgccaatgcacagacaattcgatactcacttaaaaataacaccatcacgtattttaacgaatcagatgtcgactggtctagtgctattgactatcaatgtcctgattgtttaatcggcaaaagcaccaaacacagacatatcaaaggttcacgactaaaataccaaaattcatacgaaccctttcaatacctacatactgacatatttggtccagttcacaacctaccaaaaagtgcaccatcctatttcatctcatttactgatgagacaacaaaattccgtTGGGTTTATCCATTACACGACCGTCGCGAGGACTCTATCCtcgatgtttttactacgatactagcttttattaaaaaccaGTTTCAGGCCAGTGTCTTAGTTATACAAATGGACCGTGGTTCTGAGTATACTAACAGAACTctccataaattccttgaaaaaaatggtataactccatgctatacaaccacaGCGGATTCCCGAGCACATGGAGTCGCTGAACGGCTGAACCGTACCTTATTAGATGACTGCCGTACTCAACTGCAATGTAGTGGTTTACCGAACCATTTATGGTTCTCTgcaatcgaattttctactattgtgagaaattcactagcttcacctaaaagcaaaaaatctgcaagacaacatgctggcttggcaggacttgatatcagtactttgttacctttcggtcaacctgttatcgtcaatgatcacaaccctaactccaaaatacatcctcgtggcaTCCCAGGCTACGCTCTACATCCGTCtcgaaactcttatggatatatcatctatcttccatccttaaagaagacagtagatacaactaactatgttattcttcagggcaaggaatccagattagatcaattcaattacgacgcactcactttcgatgaagacttAAACCGTTTAACTGCTTCATATCATTCGTTCATTGCGTCAAATGAGATCCAAGAATCCAATGATCTTAACATAGAATCTGACCATGACTTCCAATCCGACATTGAACTACATCCTGAGCAACCGAGAAAtgtcctttcaaaagctgtgagTCCAACCGATTCCACACCTCCGTCAACTCATACTGAAGATTCGAAACGTGTTTctaaaaccaatattcgcgcacccagagaagttgaccccaacatatctgaatctaatattcttccatcaaagaagagatctagcaccccccaaatttccaatatcgAGAGTACCGGTTCGGGTGGTATGcataaattaaatgttcctttacttGCTCCCATGTCCCAATCTAACACACATGAGTCGTCGCACGccagtaaatctaaagatttcagacacTCAGACTCGTACAGTGAAAATGAGACTAATCATACAAACGTACCAATATCCAGTACGGGTggtaccaacaacaaaactgtTCCGCAGATAAGTGACCAAGAGACtgagaaaaggattataCACCGTTCACCTTCAATCGATGCTTCTCCACcggaaaataattcatcgcACAATATTGTTCCTATCAAAACGCCAACTACTGTTTCTGAACAGAATACCGAGGAATCTATCATCGCTGATCTCCCACTCCCTGATCTACCTCCAGAATCTCCTACCGAATTCCCTGACCCATTTAAAGAACTCCCACCGATAAATTCTCGTCaaactaattccagtttgggtggtattggtgactctaatgcctatactactatcaacagtaagaaaagatcattagaagataatgaaactgaaattaaggtatcacgagacacatggaatactaagaatatgcgtagtttagaacctccgagatcgaagaaacgaattcacctgattgcagctgtaaaagcagtaaaatcaatcaaaccaatacgAACAACCTTACGATACGATGAGGCAATCacctataataaagatattaaagaaaaagaaaaatatatcgaggcataccacaaagaagtcaatcaactgttgaagatgaaaacttgggACACTgacaaatattatgacagaaaagaaatagaccctaaaagagtaataaattcaatgtttatcttcaacaggAAACGTGACGGTACTCAtaaagctagatttgttgcaagaggtgaTATTCAGCATCCTGACACTTACGACTCAGGCatgcaatccaataccgtacatcactatgcattaatgacatccctgtcacttgcattagacaataactactatattacacaattagacatatcttcggcatatttgtatgcagacatcaaagaagaattatacataagacctccaccacatttaggaatgaatgataagttgatacgtttgaagaaatcactttatggattgaaacaaagtggagCGAACTGGTacgaaactatcaaatcatacctgataaaacagtgtggtatggaagaagttcgtggatggtcatgcgtatttaagaatagtcaagtaacaatttgcttattcgttgatgatatgatattgttcaGCAAGGACTTAAATTCgaataaaagaattataGCAAAACTCAAGATGCAATACGATACCAAGATTATAAATCTAGGTGAAAGcgatgatgaaattcaataCGACATCCTTGgcttagaaatcaaatatcaaagaggtaaatacatgaaattaggtatggaaaactcattaactgagaaaatacccaaattaaacgtacctttgaaTCCAAACGGAAGAAAACTTGGTGCCCCAGGCCAACCAGGTCTCTATATAAACCAGCAAGAACTAGAgctagaagaagatgattacaaaatgaaggtacatgaaatgcaaaagctGATAGGTCTAGCatcatatgttggatataaatttagatttgacctattatactacatcaacacacttgcacaacatatactatttcCGTCCAAGCAAGTGTTAGATATGACATATGAATTGATACAGTTCATATGGAATACGAGAGATAAGCAATtaatatggcacaaaaGCAAACCTGTTAAGCCAACAAATAAATTAGTTGTTATAAGCGATGCCTCGTATGGTAACCAACCGTATTATAAATCACAAATTGGcaacatatatttacttaatggaaaagtaattggaggaaagtccACCAAGGCTTCATTAACATGTACTTCAACTAcggaagcagaaatacacgcAATAAGTGAATCTGtcccattattaaataatctAAGTTACCTGATACAAGAACTCgacaagaaaccaattacCAAAGGATTACTAACCGACAGTAAATCTACAAtcagtataattatatccaataatgaagagaaatttagaaacagattttttggtactaAAGCAATGAGACTgagagatgaagtatcaggAAATCATCTGCACGTATGCTATATcgaaaccaaaaagaatattgcaGACGTAATGACcaaacctcttccgataaaaacattcaaactattaacaaacaaatggattcattag
- a CDS encoding gag protein (Retrotransposon TYA Gag gene co-transcribed with TYB Pol; translated as TYA or TYA-TYB polyprotein; Gag is a nucleocapsid protein that is the structural constituent of virus-like particles (VLPs); similar to retroviral Gag): MESQQLSNYPHISHGSACASVTSKEVHTNQDPLDVSASKIQEYDKASTKANSQQTTTPASSAVPENPHHASPQPASVPPPQNGPYPQQCMMTQNQANPSGWSFYGHPSMIPYTPYQMSPMYFPPGPQSQFPQYPSSVGTPLSTPSPESGNTFTDSSSADSDMTSTKKYVRPPPMLTSPNDFPNWVKTYIKFLQNSNLGGIIPTVNGKPVRPITDDELTFLYNTFQIFAPSQFLPTWVKDILSVDYTDIMKILSKSIEKMQSDTQEANDIVTLANLQYNGSTPADAFETKVTNIIDRLNNNGIHINNKVACQLIMRGLSGEYKFLRYTRHRHLNMTVAELFLDIHAIYEEQQGSRNSKPNYRRNPSDEKNDSRSYTNTTKPKVIARNPQKTNNSKSKTARAHNVSTSNNSPSTDNDSISKSTTEPIQLNNKHDLHLRPETY; this comes from the coding sequence atggaatcccaacaattatctaattacCCACATATATCTCATGGTAGCGCCTGtgcttcggttacttctaaggaagtccacacaaatcaagatccgttagacgtttcagcttccaaaattcaagaatatgataaggcttccactaaggctaactctcaacagacaacaacacctgcttcatcagctgttccagagaacccCCATCATGCCTCTCCTCAACCTgcttcagtaccacctCCACAGAATGGGCCGTACCCACAGCAGTGCATGATGACCCAAAACCAAGCCAATCCATCTGGTTGGTCATTTTACGGACACCCATCTATGATTCCGTATAcaccttatcaaatgtcgcctatgtactttccacctgggccacaatcacagtttccgcagtatccatcatcagttggaacGCCTCTGAGCACTCCATCACCTGAGTCAggtaatacatttactgattcatcctcagcggactctgatatgacatccactaaaaaatatgtcagaccaccaccaatgttaacctcacctaatgactttccaaattgggttaaaacatacatcaaatttttacaaaactcgaatctcggtggtattattccgACAGTAAACGGAAAACCCGTACGTCCGatcactgatgatgaactcaccttcttgtataacacttttcaaatatttgctcccTCTCAATTCCTACCTACCTGGGTCAAAGACATCCTATCCGTTGATTATAcggatatcatgaaaattctttccaaaagtattgaaaaaatgcaatctgATACCCAAGAGGCAAACGACATTGTGACCctggcaaatttgcaatataatggcagtacacctgcagatgcatttgaaacaaaagtcacaaacattatcgacagactgaacaataatggcattcatatcaataacaaggtcGCATGTcaattaattatgagaggtctatctggcgaatataaatttttacgctaCACACGTCATCGAcatctaaatatgacagtcgctgaactgttcttagatatccatgctatttatgaagaacaacagggatcgagaaacagcaaacctaattacaggagaaatccgagtgatgagaagaatgattctcgcagctatacgaatacaaccaaacccaaagttatagctcggaatcctcaaaaaacaaataattcgaaatcgaaaacagcCAGGGCTCACAATGTATCCACATCTAATAACTCTCCCAGCACGGACAACGATTCcatcagtaaatcaactactgaaccgattcaattgaacaataagcaCGACCTTCATCTTAGGCCAGAAACTTACTGA
- the THI80 gene encoding thiamine diphosphokinase (Thiamine pyrophosphokinase; phosphorylates thiamine to produce the coenzyme thiamine pyrophosphate (thiamine diphosphate)) has protein sequence MSEECIENPERIKIGTDLINIRNKMNLKELIHPNEDENSTLLILNQKIDIPRPLFYKIWKLHDLKVCADGAANRLYDYLDDDETLRIKYLPNYIIGDLDSLSEKVYKYYRKNKVTIIKQTTQYSTDFTKCVNLISLHFNSPEFRSLISNKDNLQSNHGIELEKGIHTLYNTMTESLVFSKVTPISLLALGGIGGRFDQTVHSITQLYTLSENASYFKLCYMTPTDLIFLIKKNGTLIEYDPQFRNTCIGNCGLLPIGEATLVKETRGLKWDVKNWPTSVVTGRVSSSNRFVGDNCCFIDTKDDIILNVEIFVDKLIDFL, from the coding sequence ATGAGCGAGGAGTGTATTGAAAATCCTGAACGTATTAAAATTGGTACTGATTTAATCAACATCCGAAATAAAATGAACTTAAAAGAACTAATCCATCCAAACGAGGATGAAAACTCTACCCTACTCATACttaatcaaaaaattgacaTTCCTAGACCGTtgttttacaaaatttgGAAGCTGCATGACTTGAAGGTCTGTGCAGATGGTGCAGCCAATAGATTATATGACTACCTAGATGATGACGAAACCCTAAGGATAAAATATCTTCCCAATTATATTATTGGCGATCTGGATTCACTATCAGAAAAGGTTTACAAGTATTATAGGAAAAACAAAGTAACTATAATAAAACAAACTACACAATATTCGACTGATTTCACGAAGTGCGTTAATTTGATCTCTCTACACTTCAATTCACCAGAATTTCGTTCTTTAATATCGAATAAAGACAATCTTCAGTCAAATCATGGAATTGAACTGGAAAAGGGTATTCACACATTATACAATACTATGACCGAGTCCTTGGTTTTCTCGAAAGTGACTCCAATTAGTCTATTAGCACTAGGAGGAATTGGTGGTAGATTTGATCAGACGGTTCACTCAATAACGCAATTGTATACCTTATCCGAGAATGCAAGCTATTTCAAGCTTTGTTACATGACTCCAACAGACTTAATATTCttaatcaaaaaaaatggaactTTGATTGAGTATGATCCCCAATTTAGGAACACTTGTATAGGAAATTGTGGGTTGTTGCCTATTGGAGAGGCTACTTTGGTTAAGGAAACCCGTGGTTTAAAGTGGGATGTTAAAAACTGGCCAACTAGCGTGGTCACCGGAAGAGTCAGCAGTAGTAACAGATTTGTTGGGGATAATTGTTGTTTCATTGATACCAAAGATGACATCATTTTGAATGTAGAAATATTCGTTGATAAATTAATAgattttttgtaa
- the ELG1 gene encoding Elg1p (Subunit of an alternative replication factor C complex; important for DNA replication and genome integrity; suppresses spontaneous DNA damage; involved in homologous recombination-mediated repair and telomere homeostasis; required for PCNA (Pol30p) unloading during DNA replication) yields the protein MKRHVSLSDILTGNKRKVRRQDALQITIDDENDTESGTFDARTAKHDDSSVIFLNHSVVKPIEAVSTNHKSAKEFLMTKRTKEKCDDDDDDLIVISDKSPKSETNCSKIALSQEHEDDISIISTSRIKSSLLNERASKIKNFLKHETTDTFKRLNSISKLNEIEPPLPLHQSIFPVGDKELSDRSVDIPLPFRTIPPLNHNFLPSDYESLKDKNSASCIPVRYQAPVLLGTNIKRNTTLTWPQLFKPVTLKQVLIEPKLKLRIKNWIETSFHTLEKPTLRNRLLNRINPNKQQGSGDELANFIVPDLEEDENLRPDFYRNGEANSSLSEFVPLMILHGNSIGKKTLIQTIMREIAGDDNSYQIYEVNSNMNRSKKDLLDILLDFTTTHYVKDSSKRKSDYGLVLFNDVDVLFKEHDRGYWAMISKLCEFSRRPLVLTCKDLSLVPSELIALASEQNSLFHTKKISTSTVYAFLTKYLKSLEIEVCDDWLRDVVKQNNADIRKCLMHLQFWCVDTEADLISSKNRLPVLTSTLGSSVKDISQLTDLLSINDVIGQATLNRSMVRQEIDSTTMTPEKVNTFQDQNLDDEMKLKFDYVIDYKLHLNDPNRQPLLPFELNIYQHIQEQLEARYSYVREANHRLDNEYLVNRFKKMTESTLNFLASRIPKYDHLQSARRTRNSKKISDILNQFKGIYNDETLNENAEIDLLSATTQQIKAEINPFVFEIAKSDANVKNENKQIFELHSENVSERRYKDLVYQLSQEGVLKNVWFNADPSIVVRKWEHLHSGFSKNK from the coding sequence ATGAAAAGGCACGTGTCTTTATCTGATATATTGACAGGAAATAAGAGAAAAGTGAGAAGACAAGATGCTCTACAGATTACCATCGATGACGAAAATGATACTGAATCAGGCACTTTTGACGCCAGAACAGCCAAACATGACGATTCTTcagtaatatttttaaacCACTCTGTTGTGAAGCCAATTGAAGCTGTTTCTACTAATCACAAATCTGCAAAGGAGTTTTTGATGACGAAACgcacaaaagaaaaatgcgatgacgacgatgatgatCTTATTGTAATCAGTGATAAGAGTCCCAAAAGTGAGACTAATTGTAGCAAAATTGCACTTTCGCAGGAGCATGAAGATGATATTTCTATAATTTCCACATCGAGAATCAAATCATCGCTTCTTAATGAAAGAGCATCAAAGATTAAAAACTTCCTTAAACATGAGACAACCGACACGTTCAAAAGATTAAATAGCATCTCTAAACTAAATGAAATAGAGCCACCATTACCATTACATCAATCGATTTTCCCAGTAGGTGACAAAGAGCTGTCAGATCGGAGTGTTGATATCCCGCTTCCTTTCCGCACAATACCGCCATTAAATcataattttcttcctAGTGACTATGAATCGTTGAAAGACAAGAATTCAGCATCTTGTATTCCTGTTCGCTATCAAGCACCGGTATTACTTGGCACaaatattaaaagaaatacaacTCTCACATGGCCGCAGCTATTCAAGCCTGTCACTTTAAAACAAGTATTAATTGAACCCAAATTGAAACTTCGaatcaaaaattggatTGAAACATCCTTTCATACGCTAGAAAAGCCTACCTTGAGGAACCGTCTATTGAACAGAATAAATCCCAATAAACAACAGGGATCTGGTGATGAGCTTGCCAACTTCATTGTACCTGATCTcgaagaagacgaaaacTTGCGTCCAGATTTCTACAGAAATGGCGAAGCAAATAGCAGCTTGAGCGAATTTGTTCCACTAATGATATTACACGGAAATTCAATAGGCAAGAAAACGCTGATACAGACAATCATGAGAGAGATTGCTGGCGACGATAATTCTTACCAGATATATGAAGTTAATTCAAACATGAACAGGAGCAAAAAAGATTTGCTTGATATCCTACTAGATTTTACCACCACACACTATGTCAAAGATTCctcaaaaaggaaaagtgACTACGGGcttgttttatttaatgATGTTgatgttttatttaaagAACATGATAGGGGATATTGGGCAATGATCAGCAAGCTTTGTGAATTTTCACGAAGGCCCCTCGTATTGACTTGTAAGGATTTGTCACTAGTTCCTAGTGAACTTATTGCCTTGGCAAGTGAACAAAACTCTTTGTTTCATACTAAGAAAATTAGTACATCCACAGTCTATGCGTTTCTaacaaaatatttaaaGTCCCTTGAAATCGAAGTTTGTGACGACTGGCTTCGCGATGTtgtaaaacaaaataatgcGGATATTAGGAAGTGCTTGATGCACTTGCAGTTTTGGTGCGTTGATACTGAGGCTGATTTGATTTCATCCAAGAACAGACTACCGGTCCTAACATCAACTCTTGGTTCAAGCGTTAAAGATATATCGCAATTAACTGATCTACTCTCCATAAATGATGTTATTGGTCAAGCAACGCTCAATCGTTCCATGGTTAGACAAGAAATAGATTCTACCACAATGACCCCAGAAAAAGTTAATACTTTCCAGGATCAAAATCTGGATGATGAAATGAAACTAAAATTTGATTACGTGATAGATTATAAATTGCATTTAAATGACCCCAATAGACAACCGTTATTACCGTTTGAATTGAATATTTACCAACACATCCAAGAACAATTGGAAGCTCGGTATTCCTATGTTAGAGAAGCAAACCATAGGCTTGATAACGAATACCTTGTTAACaggttcaaaaaaatgacagaATCTacattaaattttttggcgTCAAGAATACCGAAGTATGACCATCTTCAGTCGGCAAGAAGGACGAGAAAttcgaagaaaatttctgaTATTTTGAACCAATTCAAAGGAATTTATAATGATGAAACTCTGAACGAAAATGCCGAGATTGATCTGCTGAGCGCCACAACTCAACAAATTAAAGCGGAGATCAATCCCTTCGTTTTTGAAATCGCTAAAAGTGACGCCAATGTCAAGaatgaaaacaaacaaatatttgagTTGCATAGTGAAAATGTATCAGAAAGACGATACAAAGATTTGGTCTATCAGTTGTCACAAGAGGGTGTCTTGAAAAACGTATGGTTCAACGCTGATCCGAGCATAGTCGTGAGAAAATGGGAGCATTTGCACTCAGGCTTTTCAAAGAACAAATAA